One Primulina eburnea isolate SZY01 chromosome 4, ASM2296580v1, whole genome shotgun sequence genomic window, ATATCACACGACACTGGGATACTAAGagaaacaaaagaaaagaaaagggaaaaACTAAAATTTCAAGTAAGTTTTCATTTCATATACTTGTTATATAGTTAATATACTTTTAAGTTTGTAATTTTCTTCTATTTGCTAGGCACAAAAGGAGCCAAAAGAAAGGGGCAAAGTTCACAAGATGCCATCAACATACAGGAAAGTAAATCTATACCATCACAACAACATTCAAATGTCTCACTATCACAATATCCGTTTGCATATCCTCAATTTCCATCTCAATTTGGGCACGATCAACATTTTTTCCAGTATTCAAATCAAATGGTAaccgagtttttttttttaatttttactattgaagaaaaatgtgcattatatcttctttttttttttgtatttgaatTACAGAAAGACAATACAAACTTCTCTTCAAGTGGtatgatgaatttattttcgTATCAATTTGGGAGTCATCATTCATCACAAGTAAgatatatttttcaagaaaattaaacgTTCTTACAATTTGATttctcataaaaaaatttatattgtgCAGGGACAGGATTGTGATAATTGAAGGAGCATTAAATTATTGATGCGCATACTATTGCCGAATATGACTGTTTTTGTGGCATTcacattttttttgtatttttttggaTTTTCGATGAATGATCGGTCCACATTGAGGTAACTGAAATGGAAATTTGTTTGACAAATTAGTGGAAGATTGAAACTGTTATAATTAATGTTTTATAAAATCGTTAGCAACAATTTAGCATTTTGGTAGTAGACTTAGAAGATAATTATCTAAACTTGCCGCACCATCATCTAAACTGTCACTTGACAGATCATGAACAACCTGGATAAAAGAAAGAAAGTTAAAAAGAAGAAAGAGCACGTTATTTTCTTGTGGAAATTGAATTATTAGAAAACTAAACATTTGTTTATTTCGCAAAAGATGTTATTCGAAGAAAATTTTGATTGTTTAACAATAATGTAATCATATTTTGTGTCTGTTTTCTCGATGAAATCTGTTTTCTTACCAATCAAAATATTAAGGTTCAAAAAACAAACCTTTCATTAAAAATTATTGATTTGCCGTCATAATTATTTTgccttattttattttcttgttatttatatattaatattaacaaaaaaaagattgggaaaaaaacttaaaaataaaggTGGAAAAAAGAGCCTCGAATTTGACGAATTCTCATTTTAAAAAGTGAACCATGGTTAGTGAACCGTTTTTTGAGATAACACTTAAGttttcataaatttttatttatttaaaaagtttGAAATTAAGTGTCACTTGGCAGCTAATAAATGGGTAAGGGCAGTGCCCTTAGGGGCAGCATCGACGAAGCCAAGTAAAACATAAGCAAAACCAGGTTTGCTAGATAATCAGCGAGGTCTACGATGGACCGGACAGTTTCCAGTTGCAATACCCTGCACAAAGAATCCAAACATGGAGTATATGGCTAAGTCTACCATTCTTTAGTTTTTCGAGTTTTTCATTTTATTGGAAATGAGTAACTAAGTATGAAGAATAAGAACAGAAACAGGGGAAGCAAAGACGTGCGCACTTCTAATGCGATCTATATAAGCGCTAGGCCGGTGATTTTTGGCGTTGCATTTACTTCACTTACCCAAATCTTTTATCATCCATCCATAGAACCCTAATTGCACCAATCTCCAGTTGAAATTTAGAATTACACGCTAGAAAAAGAATGCAAAAGAATTCACCATCTCTCCATTCGCAGTTTTTCTCTTCTTTAAGACAAGCGGAGAAAAGACTCAAACTTGAAGACAGTGCGCAACAATCCTCCACCCTTTCGCCGCCGCCGATTCTTCCTGTGGAACACCATGAAAACACGGAACAAACAGATTCTCTAGGTACACCCATTTACCTCGACTACGAACATCCGCCCCCCACCACCGATGCGAACATCTCAACTCTCCAAGAAAGTGAAGTCCCCCGCGAGTTTCTTACAGATTCCACTGATTTCCCATCAATTCATCGCAGCCCGCCCGAGGAAAATCATCTAAGTGCGGAAAAAACCGTTGATCATGATGAAAGAAGTAATCTTGGTGATGACATTGAGCTGTTGATGCAGCTTTTGCAGCTGTCGGATTCTGGGGAGCAGATAGAGAGAGTCAACCTGATTAATGTGGGTTGTGATGATGGGTTTTATAGGAAGATCGCCGGGTTGAAGGGCCCTAAGAGTCTGAAAGAATTAGAGAGGCTGGAGGGGTGGATTAAGCATTTCTTGAACAGTGAGGAGAGAGAGCCATTTGTATTGGCCCATTTGCTATTGGCTAAAGCTGCTTTATGGCATTCAGATGATAACTGTGATGGATTTGCAGGCCTTGAATTTCCCTCTACCGTTGATGAGTTCTTGGAGAAAGATCCACCCTTAGATTAGGCTTATCATTGGATCATAATTCATATACAGAATTTACAGGAGCATGATTTCTTGCTCGTGTTTTTGTTATTCTTCACTGTTTATTGTTCCGGTGCAAAGCTAATGCTTAGTTTTGATGTATTGGTTGATCTGATGCTACACAAAGAGAAACTCTTCCCTTTGCGCCAGAACTCCAACAAAATACACGGATCCATGTGCAGCGATCATCGGTCTTTTCATTGTGTAGTTATGATAATATCTTTTGTTGGGGCATTGGGTATTCGGGACTAAGAAGGCGATTGATTATCTCATAGGCATTGCATAAATTTCTGTTCATACAGCTATCCTTTTTTGGCTTTTGCCATTTGTATGGGAAATTCTACTGACATAACAAAAGCTCCCAAGGAACGGGTATGGAATTGGAAAACTTCATTGATCAACCCACTCTTTTCCTGTCCTAAATCTTATTTATCAAACACGTTATAAAAAATCGTCTTGTTTTCTGATTTACAAGACCCCcttcaaaataataaatatgagAGTTCAAAACAATGGGTCACTTGCATAAGAGACTATTAGTTGACCAACTCACTCACCAATATAGAACAAAATTCATAAGTTCCTGGAATTACACAATCTTTAGGTGATAACACAATCTAAAGGTTTCACTCtcttgaatcaaagaaaatgCCAAACGAATGACACTATGTGATAAACTAAATACATCTTTCTACTAGGCTATTAGATGAATTCTTTTGGCATTTGAACTCTATAAATTTCCATAGCATTTTCCCACACCCAACAATAATTTTCCACCATTCCCCAACTGTATGCTGATCACACAATTATTATTTATGGCCAATTCAGTTATTTTCCTTCCCCTTCTTGGTTCGTCTCTTATCATCTTGCTCTTTGTATCAggtatgtttatgatttttcttctcaatattcattcaagaagtTTGATGGTCAAAATAAATTAAGGTTCCCACTGAGGCTACTGACAAGTTTTTGTGAATCAGGTGGAATTCTGAAGCCTGCAATGGGTGCATCTGAACAGGTAAGAACATAAAGAGattcaaaaaatattaaaacagcGTATCAATTCTTCGGAGCATCATCGAGAGATATGTTTCTTCCATTCATTTCAGGGAACTTGGTGCATTCCAAGGCCCTCGACCTCAGAACAGACGTTAGTGGATAACATAAACTTTGTGTGCACTGTAGTGGACTGCAGTTTGATCCAAGAGGGAGGCGCCTGTTTTTATCCTAGCAATCTTCTAAATCATGCCTCAGTTGCCATGAATCTTTACTACCAGAAACAGGGAAGGCATTCTTGGAATTGCGATTTCAAGAAATCCGGTGTCATTGTTGTCACTGACCCTAGTAAGTATCCTACGGCTACTTTTACAAATGGACAAAAACATAAACACACGCTCCATTACCTCCATTTTTCATGGATGTTGCAGGCTACGGGAAATGCAAATTCGAGTTTTCCTATTAAGGGTGACTGCTGCAATTGAGCATTCTGAATAATTATGCGTTCGTTAACCTGAGACTGAAGATTTCCATTTCTGTTATTTTCCTTGGTCTGCCAAATCAATTAAATCTCGTTGAGCTGTTCAATGGTACAAGGATGGTTTTTCGtatgatattttatattttctgCTTTAGTTAGTTTACAAAATTACCATTTCGTTGTCTACAAACTACATGCACTTCATCTGCCAGCCGTTGGAACATAAAAAAATCATGATTTCACATATAATGGAGATCAACACCTTCGGTTACAGAGAGTCGATCAAGATGCACGAAAATAGTTGAGAATGATTAGCATTAAACCCTGCTTACAAGACAAGGAATAATTTCAATAACAAGTAGCAAAACCTGGCGATTCAGAACTAAAACTAATAAATAACTGATTATCAGCTTCAAGAGTGGCCGTAAAGAAATGACTTGCACGAAAACAAATTACGGGCCACAACCTGGGGCAATGAAATGTTTCTTGCAGCTGATTTGGTAGGTGAATCAGCTCTGAGCAAGGGTTTTCGAATTCTCAGTTTCCAGATTACGCACTTGTGCCTCAAGGGACTTAAGGTATCGAACAGCCTCATCAAGGACGGTCACAGTACTCATCCGTTTGGCTCCAGGAACCATTCTTCTTAGTACTTTCACCATCGTCCTCATTCTCTCACGCTTTTTGTAATTGAAGCGAATCAAAGAAGATGTCCCAAAAACTGACCTTTTTCTTGGGGGTGACTCATAATTAGAGCACGAATCTGGAGAGTCGCGTTCATATACAGCATTTGTTCGTGCTGTGCTCACCTCATCATCATCACATTCTTCGTTTTCTACATCTTCCATGTTCAAAAGTGCATCAATATCGTCTGAATCTTCTTTCAGAAGAGAGAAAAACTTTCCCTCATAGTTTGCATCCTTCCTATTATCTTCGTCTTTCATGATCGATGCACCATCAGCAAGACCAAAATCAAAGAATTTGGAACGTATTTCGGGATGGAAAATTATCTGGCTTCTGGTattagatttatcaaagataacAAAATTTCTAGGGCAGGCTTCAGAGGGTTGGATATCAACACCATCGAAGGGCCTGAGAGGTTCAATACCCGAGGGCACAGGCATTATTCTACTGTTAAATGCAGGGGCCATATGAGCATTTTGCACAAAATAGCCCACTTGACCAGCCAGATGGAAGTATGGCTGATCACTATGCATGAGTTATGACTTCCAAAGAATTCCAAGGTCAAAGTAAGTGGCAGCTTCAAGGAGGTAACATTTGGGCTTGGTAACCCACGAGCATGAAATTTCTCTTACACGACCAGAACTCGAGGCAGTGAATTAATGTCCTAATGCTCGTACCGAACCTAGATTACGTGACTGGTTTAAGCAACTGACGGAAATACTCAGCCTGTATGCAAAAACATCCAAGTGTACTTGAGAATTTGAACATACAGCGGAAATGCCACAAATCATGCATTGTGGGCATGCATAGTGATGAAATACGAAGCACTGACCTGACGAACTTGCATCAATTGGTAAAAAGCAATGCCCCCAACGCTCATTCTATGTTTTCCCAGTTCTTAaacttttgtatttttctttcttGCAACAGCAGTGTGCATTCTAACTCTCCCAACCAAAACAAACTATAGGAATATAGAAGTCAGTCCAAATCTGGAAAATCTACAAACTTTAACTTGCAAAGATTACAAACTCAAGAAGGTCATGGCAACAACAGCAGTCAAAATTACGATCCTCAACGTGTCATTTGTCCGCTACAAGTCATACTACGTACCAGCGTAGAATACACACAAAATTCTAAATGTAGAGTCATTTCACCATTATTATGTGCAAGTGTTTAACGTCTACCTATGATTTACTGAACATCCCTTGAGGCAGTTTCAAATATGGGATTGAACTCATCAGCATATAGCACTGAAAAAAAAATCTGTAAATTATGTATTCTGCCTAGCATATTATCCACACGCATAACTTTCAACGGGTCTAAATTGTTGATGTGGTGATGGAACGTTAGAAGTGATAAGATCTCAAGGGAGGAGAGCAGAGCAACTCACcgaatcaaattaaaaatcacTGAATAACATGAAAGACGGCGACCAATTGTACGCACTTCCCATGATAGTTCGGAGATTCCCGAGGCATGTTCCCGTCTTTAGCAGAACTTATAAAACTTGAAACAAAATCCTGTCAtcaaaatgataaaaaaaaaagattcgaATGAACGTAGGAAGAAGGCATTAAAATTCGAATAAAACATCTGATCATACCCTTCTTAGCTAGCACTTAAACAAGAAAACAAACAGGAAAAGAAAAGAGATGATTAAAGAAAGAGGAAGACTGAGACAGCAAATTCTGAAGATACCCAACAAGGAATCACAAACCCATCACAAGATCCAAAGCCACCAAATTTGAATCTCTCTATCTTAAGGAAGTCGGCATTTTTCCGTATTATTAGTAGCTCGGTGTGTGGGTGCTATGTTTATAGATCAAATGAGGGCCGTCAGATTGTGGGCGGATGGGTTTGGTGGCCGTAGGATCGGAGAGTGCGCGTGACTAGAAAAGGTGAGCCTTCACGAGGTTTGACAAAATGT contains:
- the LOC140829117 gene encoding glucan endo-1,3-beta-D-glucosidase-like, with amino-acid sequence MLITQLLFMANSVIFLPLLGSSLIILLFVSGGILKPAMGASEQGTWCIPRPSTSEQTLVDNINFVCTVVDCSLIQEGGACFYPSNLLNHASVAMNLYYQKQGRHSWNCDFKKSGVIVVTDPSYGKCKFEFSY
- the LOC140829116 gene encoding transcription factor bHLH144-like; amino-acid sequence: MHSDQPYFHLAGQVGYFVQNAHMAPAFNSRIMPVPSGIEPLRPFDGVDIQPSEACPRNFVIFDKSNTRSQIIFHPEIRSKFFDFGLADGASIMKDEDNRKDANYEGKFFSLLKEDSDDIDALLNMEDVENEECDDDEVSTARTNAVYERDSPDSCSNYESPPRKRSVFGTSSLIRFNYKKRERMRTMVKVLRRMVPGAKRMSTVTVLDEAVRYLKSLEAQVRNLETENSKTLAQS